One part of the Pecten maximus chromosome 9, xPecMax1.1, whole genome shotgun sequence genome encodes these proteins:
- the LOC117334809 gene encoding proline-rich protein PRCC-like, translated as MSLVAYASSGDESDESDEAPITASETTKKDALATSEVESREIENPASEDAGQISDSSSDGEQHNHATDNSMQEPDIGSLLKGLPEPKIYEEAPSTSDKRQKVEDDLEEEVKPKLSQIKDAPKPPPKRAKVKITIPALQDDSDEEDQVKKKPKLSSNVKSGLTALLPAPVHAATKETNRILLPYSLKKSQEKKKPVPPKTDHVSRKSNPKFQGLSGYGSDSDSDEAGSESANFFSLGGSETMPAGPAVPESLPMQKFGKLSLPPPKLVADNSETIEPKSASNTSISDVTSTVREDTEHLNMTSSLAPSLLSGQDEPLSFKSGNWNTLSAAYYGQYGGYGSNSEPSPMATEMTGPQMDYVQYEAGPQYSQNFEQDEEFLKMQGKKQRGKEEINIVDVNADDFISTVDVQKAMSEETKEYASHRKKDGPTSQQKRKHQITYLAHQAKETELDLKNQWSMNRMTKRQTQAKYGF; from the exons ATGTCGCTCGTTGCATATGCTTCGAGCGGCGACGAAAGTGACGAGAGCGACGAAGCACCCATCACTGCAAGCGAAACTACCAAAAAGGATGCACTTGCAACGTCTGAGGTAGAGAGTCGTGAAATTGAAAACCCTGCTTCTGAGGATGCCGGGCAGATTTCGGACTCCAGTTCCGATGGGGAGCAACATAACCATGCTACCGACAACAGCATGCAGGAGCCTGACATAGGTTCACTTTTGAAAG GACTGCCAGAACCAAAGATATATGAGGAAGCACCTTCCACATCAGATAAAAGGCAGAAAGTAGAAGATGATCTAGAAGAGGAAGTGAAACCAAAATTGTCCCAGATCAAGGATGCACCAAAGCCTCCGCCAAAGAGGGCTAAAGTGAAGATCACCATACCAGCACTTCAGGAT GATTCTGATGAGGAAGACCAAGTGAAAAAGAAGCCTAAGCTGTCTTCAAAT GTAAAATCTGGACTCACGGCCTTACTACCTGCTCCAGTTCATGCAGCCACCAAGGAAACCAACAGAATCCTTCTGCCTTACAGCCTGAAAAAGTCTCAGGAAAAAAAGAAACCTGTACCACCAAAAACAGATCATGTGTCTCGGAAGTCAAACCCAAAATTTCAAGGTTTGTCAGGGTATGGAAGTGACAGTGATAGTGACGAAGCTGGTTCAGAATCTGCAAACTTTTTTTCACTTGGTGGTTCAGAAACAATGCCTGCAGGACCAGCAGTACCTGAATCACTTCCTATGCAAAAATTTGGTAAATTATCTCTGCCTCCGCCAAAGTTGGTAGCGGACAACAGTGAAACGATTGAACCTAAAAGTGCTAGCAACACTTCTATAAGTGACGTGACTTCTACCGTTCGTGAAGATACAGAACatttaaatatgacgtcatcgtTAGCACCATCGCTTTTGTCAGGTCAGGACGAACCATTGTCTTTTAAATCTGGTAACTGGAACACTTTGTCAGCAGCCTATTATGGTCAGTATGGTGGATATGGATCTAATTCTGAACCATCACCAATGGCAACAGAAATGACAGGTCCTCAGATGGATTATGTTCAGTATGAAGCTGGCCCACAG TATTCACAGAACTTCGAGCAGGATGAGGAG tttttaaaaatgCAAGGGAAGAAACAAAGAGGGAAAGAAGAGATAAATATTGTAGATGTGAATGCAGATGATTTCATCAGCACTGTGGACGTTCAAAAAGCTATGTCAGAGGAGACGAAGGAATATGCTTCACACAGAAAGAAAGATGGCCCAACATCACAGCAAAAACGCAAACATCAAATTACATACCTAGCTCATCAA GCCAAGGAGACAGAACTAGATCTGAAAAACCAGTGGTCGATGAACAGAATGACAAAACGACAAACTCAGGCTAAATATggcttttga